In Cynocephalus volans isolate mCynVol1 chromosome 13, mCynVol1.pri, whole genome shotgun sequence, a genomic segment contains:
- the LOC134361636 gene encoding elongin-A-like, which produces MKSRMRSLPGRDTDCRHIAELAFKSHFFSFVMATECKRSDAGNSHMPKRSPLRGGSSRRRLRTPKQKQQVSPAAVGEDPRAQAELLAVLRTELRPKQRRPPSCADEAAPGTAMAADGALHAVVKLQAHLAAHSDPKKLAKYLKKLSALPVTAHSLAETGVRKTVKRLRTHQHVGSLARDLAAQWKKLLVVARDTRPEQLALEESRSRKRPREEFPKEPKVQGACPESHGASESPSDGTERGHRKHRRLSQLQTPPKGSPGGDRRGGSTKRYTVALASSSDWASSGDGHIRIRLSLAGPHQMCVDHCVPPEEEGPEPAVLRQKPGKGHADAPQGSPGLRQEGHLGKPRGQGAVVSPSPAQVSSHRQKGPAGAGDDEMFPAGFSQKSHKAFSPEEGPRAISGDSTKDKPPSRRARREKASELGCVPSLPALDAARDNHLEEKRDKDSDEPKADETKKPSPESLDTGEGAGGLLPTVPGKLSNKLSTREGIRRPSTWESSLPEEEELADMEADSEQPAVPFEAYSTYGRPWKGKERTVKTLATTLRVKDLHETDSKRTRENGSLLPRLAKVQENETEEPPPPGAHVAKLKRVPTDAPPVLPDLPLPGMRASDRALSVLELMSSFPPEIHALPSPQQEEEGGFPTGRRRNSKMPVYSGPRSAGLPRTVTACERRVWALGTSVPAVREAGGDPCPAPEPAWKGCTPDQPGRIIEKYNPTLAKETGHLWKRRCQRDFKEARPEEHESWREMYLRLREARERRLRLVTMKIRSARAERPRGRQTQMIFFHSVLDKPCEVPRRQEKPASGGAAIPDKAEVQPAPRPQESSRPPSSSTGGHSRFHPLPARPPSCGPSTRKAAAKKVAPLMAKTIRDYRNTYSRR; this is translated from the exons ATGAAATCTCGCATGCGCAGCCTGCCTGGCCGGGAC ACCGACTGTCGCCACATTGCAGAGCTTGCGTTTAAGTCACACTTCTTTTCCTTCGTAATGGCCACCGAGTGCAAGAGGAGTGATGCGGGCAATTcgcatatgccaaagagaagcc CGCTTCGCGGCGGTTCTTCCAGGCGGCGGCTCCGCACCCCCAAGCAAAAGCAGCAGGTCAGCCCGGCGGCGGTCGGCGAGGACCCGCGTGCCCAGGCCGAGCTGCTCGCTGTACTGAGGACAGAGCTGCGGCCCAAGCAGCGACGCCCGCCCAGCTGCGCCGACGAGGCTGCGCCCGGGACGGCCATGGCAGCCGACGGGGCGCTGCACGCCGTGGTCAAGCTGCAGGCGCACCTGGCTGCCCACTCCGATCCCAAGAAGCTGGCGAAATACCTGAAGAAACTCTCCGCCTTGCCAGTGACAGCACACTCCCTGGCGGAGACTGGAGTCCGCAAGACGGTCAAGCGCTTGCGCACACACCAGCACGTGGGCAGCTTGGCCAGGGACTTAGCCGCCCAGTGGAAGAAGTTGCTGGTCGTGGCGCGGGACACCCGGCCTGAACAACTGGCCTTGGAGGAGAGCCGTTCCCGAAAGCGCCCCAGGGAGGAGTTTCCGAAGGAGCCGAAGGTGCAGGGCGCCTGCCCAGAAAGCCACGGAGCCTCCGAGAGCCCATCCGATGGCACGGAGCGCGGACACAGAAAGCACAGGAGACTCTCGcagctccaaacacctcccaagggGTCTCCCGGTGGCGACAGGAGAGGCGGGAGCACCAAGCGCTACACAGTTGCACTGGCTTCCTCCTCAGACTGGGCGTCTTCCGGCGATGGCCACATCCGCATCCGTCTGTCCCTTgccggtcctcaccagatgtgcgtgGACCATTGCGTGCCCCCGGAGGAGGAGGGCCCCGAGCCCGCTGTTCTCCGCCAGAAGCCTGGAAAAGGCCACGCTGATGCCCCTCAGGGCAGTCCGGGACTCCGTCAAGAGGGACACCTGGGCAAACCCCGGGGGCAAGGGGCCGTCGTGAGCCCAAGCCCGGCGCAGGTATCTTCCCACAGGCAGAAAGGCCCGGCGGGGGCTGGGGACGACGAGATGTTCCCTGCTGGATTCAGCCAGAAATCCCACAAGGCCTTCTCCCCAGAGGAAGGTCCAAGGGCCATCTCGGGGGACAGTACCAAGGACAAACCGCCCTCTAGGCgggccaggagagagaaggcatcgGAGCTCGGTTGCGTTCCCTCTCTACCCGCCTTGGACGCTGCTCGGGACAACCACCTAGAGGAGAAGAGGGACAAAGACTCTGACGAACCCAAAGCAGACGAAACAAAGAAGCCAAGCCCAGAAAGCTTAGACACAGGAGAGGGCGCAGGAGGCCTGCTGCCCACGGTGCCAGGCAAGCTTTCCAACAAGCTCAGCACTCGAGAAGGGATACGCAGACCTTCCACCTGGGAGAGCTCCCTCCCTGAAGAGGAGGAGTTGGCAGATATGGAGGCTGACTCTGAGCAGCCTGCTGTGCCCTTTGAGGCATACTCCACCTATGGCCGGccttggaagggaaaggaaaggacggTGAAAACTCTGGCCACTACTCTGAGAGTCAAAGACCTTCACGAGACGGACTCTAAACGCACTCGTGAAAATGGGAGCCTGCTTCCCAGACTAGCCAAGGTGcaggaaaatgagacagaggaGCCGCCACCGCCCGGAGCGCACGTAGCCAAGCTGAAAAGGGTCCCCACCGACGCCCCGCCGGTGCTGCCAGACCTCCCGTTACCCGGGATGCGGGCCAGTGACAGGGCACTGTCTGTCCTTGAACTGATGTCCTCCTTCCCGCCAGAGATACACgcactcccttccccccagcaaGAAGAAGAGGGTGGATTTCCTACGGGACGCAGAAGGAACTCGAAGATGCCGGTGTACTCGGGCCCCAGGAGCGCCGGCCTGCCTAGAACCGTGACTGCGTGTGAGCGGCGGGTGTGGGCCCTCGGGACCAGCGTCCCTGCTGTCCGGGAAGCGGGGGGAGACCCGTGTCCTGCTCCGGAGCCCGCGTGGAAGGGGTGCACGCCCGATCAGCCAGGTCGCATCATCGAGAAATACAATCCCACACTAGCGAAAGAAACGGGCCACTTATGGAAAAGGCGCTGTCAACGAGACTTTAAGGAAGCCCGGCCGGAGGAGCACGAGTCGTGGCGGGAGATGTACCTGCGGCTCCGGGAGGCCCGAGAGCGGCGGCTCCGGCTGGTGACGATGAAGATCCGCTCTGCACGCGCCGAGAGGCCCAGAGGCCGACAGACACAGATGATCTTCTTCCACTCTGTGCTCGACAAGCCTTGTGAGgttcccaggaggcaggaaaagccTGCCTCGGGAGGAGCGGCCATCCCCGATAAAGCCGAGGTGCAGCCGGCCCCACGCCCACAGGAGAGCAGCCGGCCCCCCTCCAGCAGCACCGGTGGCCACAGCCGCTTTCACCCGCTCCCTGCGAGGCCCCCCTCCTGCGGCCCCAGCACCAGGAAAGCCGCCGCCAAGAAAGTAGCCCCGCTCATGGCCAAGACGATCCGAGATTACAGGAACACATACTCCCGCCGATGA
- the LOC134361637 gene encoding elongin-A-like, with protein sequence MKSRMRSLPGRDTDCRHIAELAFKSHFFSFVMATECKRSDAGNSHMPKRSPLRGGSSRRRLRTPKQKQQVSPAAVGEDPRAQAELLAVLRTELRPKQRRPPSCADEAAPGTAMAADGALHAVVKLQAHLAAHSDPKKLAKYLKKLSALPVTAHSLAETGVRKTVKRLRTHQHVGSLARDLAAQWKKLLVVARDTRPEQLALEESRSRKRPREEFPKEPKVQGACPESHGASESPSDGTERGHRKHRRLSQLQTPPKGSPGGDRRGGSTKRYTVALASSSDWASSGDGHIRIRLSLAGPHQMCVDHCVPPEEEGPEPAVLRQKPGKGHADAPQGSPGLRQEGHLGKPRGQGAVVSPSPAQVSSHRQKGPAGAGDDEMFPAGFSQKSHKAFSPEEGPRAISGDSTKDKPPSRRARREKASELGCVPSLPALDAARDNHLEEKRDKDSDEPKADETKKPSPESLDTGEGAGGLLPTVPGKLSNKLSTREGIRRPSTWESSLPEEEELADMEADSEQPAVPFEAYSTYGRPWKGKERTVKTLATTLRVKDLHETDSKRTRENGSLLPRLAKVQENETEEPPPPGAHVAKLKRVPTDAPPVLPDLPLPGMRASDRALSVLELMSSFPPEIHALPSPQQEEEGGFPTGRRRNSKMPVYSGPRSAGLPRTVTACERRVWALGTSVPAVREAGGDPCPAPEPAWKGCTPDQPGRTIEKYNPTLAKETGHLWKRRCQRDFKEARPEEHESWREMYLRLREARERRLRLVTMKIRSARAERPRGRQTQMIFFHSVLDKPCEVPRRQEKPASGGAAIPDKAEVQPAPRPQESSRPPSSSTGGHSRFHPLPARPPSCGPSTRKAAAKKVAPLMAKTIRDYRNTYSRR encoded by the exons ATGAAATCTCGCATGCGCAGCCTGCCTGGCCGGGAC ACCGACTGTCGCCACATTGCAGAGCTTGCGTTTAAGTCACACTTCTTTTCCTTCGTAATGGCCACCGAGTGCAAGAGGAGTGATGCGGGCAATTcgcatatgccaaagagaagcc CGCTTCGCGGCGGTTCTTCCAGGCGGCGGCTCCGCACCCCCAAGCAAAAGCAGCAGGTCAGCCCGGCGGCGGTCGGCGAGGACCCGCGTGCCCAGGCCGAGCTGCTCGCTGTACTGAGGACAGAGCTGCGGCCCAAGCAGCGACGCCCGCCCAGCTGCGCCGACGAGGCTGCGCCCGGGACGGCCATGGCAGCCGACGGGGCGCTGCACGCCGTGGTCAAGCTGCAGGCGCACCTGGCTGCCCACTCCGATCCCAAGAAGCTGGCGAAATACCTGAAGAAACTCTCCGCCTTGCCAGTGACAGCACACTCCCTGGCGGAGACTGGAGTCCGCAAGACGGTCAAGCGCTTGCGCACACACCAGCACGTGGGCAGCTTGGCCAGGGACTTAGCCGCCCAGTGGAAGAAGTTGCTGGTCGTGGCGCGGGACACCCGGCCTGAACAACTGGCCTTGGAGGAGAGCCGTTCCCGAAAGCGCCCCAGGGAGGAGTTTCCGAAGGAGCCGAAGGTGCAGGGCGCCTGCCCAGAAAGCCACGGAGCCTCCGAGAGCCCATCCGATGGCACGGAGCGCGGACACAGAAAGCACAGGAGACTCTCGcagctccaaacacctcccaagggGTCTCCCGGTGGCGACAGGAGAGGCGGGAGCACCAAGCGCTACACAGTTGCACTGGCTTCCTCCTCAGACTGGGCGTCTTCCGGCGATGGCCACATCCGCATCCGTCTGTCCCTTgccggtcctcaccagatgtgcgtgGACCATTGCGTGCCCCCGGAGGAGGAGGGCCCCGAGCCCGCTGTTCTCCGCCAGAAGCCTGGAAAAGGCCACGCTGATGCCCCTCAGGGCAGTCCGGGACTCCGTCAAGAGGGACACCTGGGCAAACCCCGGGGGCAAGGGGCCGTCGTGAGCCCAAGCCCGGCGCAGGTATCTTCCCACAGGCAGAAAGGCCCGGCGGGGGCTGGGGACGACGAGATGTTCCCTGCTGGATTCAGCCAGAAATCCCACAAGGCCTTCTCCCCAGAGGAAGGTCCAAGGGCCATCTCGGGGGACAGTACCAAGGACAAACCGCCCTCTAGGCgggccaggagagagaaggcatcgGAGCTCGGTTGCGTTCCCTCTCTACCCGCCTTGGACGCTGCTCGGGACAACCACCTAGAGGAGAAGAGGGACAAAGACTCTGACGAACCCAAAGCAGACGAAACAAAGAAGCCAAGCCCAGAAAGCTTAGACACAGGAGAGGGCGCAGGAGGCCTGCTGCCCACGGTGCCAGGCAAGCTTTCCAACAAGCTCAGCACTCGAGAAGGGATACGCAGACCTTCCACCTGGGAGAGCTCCCTCCCTGAAGAGGAGGAGTTGGCAGATATGGAGGCTGACTCTGAGCAGCCTGCTGTGCCCTTTGAGGCATACTCCACCTATGGCCGGccttggaagggaaaggaaaggacggTGAAAACTCTGGCCACTACTCTGAGAGTCAAAGACCTTCACGAGACGGACTCTAAACGCACTCGTGAAAATGGGAGCCTGCTTCCCAGACTAGCCAAGGTGcaggaaaatgagacagaggaGCCGCCACCGCCCGGAGCGCACGTAGCCAAGCTGAAAAGGGTCCCCACCGACGCCCCGCCGGTGCTGCCAGACCTCCCGTTACCCGGGATGCGGGCCAGTGACAGGGCACTGTCTGTCCTTGAACTGATGTCCTCCTTCCCGCCAGAGATACACgcactcccttccccccagcaaGAAGAAGAGGGTGGATTTCCTACGGGACGCAGAAGGAACTCGAAGATGCCGGTGTACTCGGGCCCCAGGAGCGCCGGCCTGCCTAGAACCGTGACTGCGTGTGAGCGGCGGGTGTGGGCCCTCGGGACCAGCGTCCCTGCTGTCCGGGAAGCGGGGGGAGACCCGTGTCCTGCTCCGGAGCCCGCGTGGAAGGGGTGCACGCCCGATCAGCCAGGTCGCACCATCGAGAAATACAATCCCACACTAGCGAAAGAAACGGGCCACTTATGGAAAAGGCGCTGTCAACGAGACTTTAAGGAAGCCCGGCCGGAGGAGCACGAGTCGTGGCGGGAGATGTACCTGCGGCTCCGGGAGGCCCGAGAGCGGCGGCTCCGGCTGGTGACGATGAAGATCCGCTCTGCACGCGCCGAGAGGCCCAGAGGCCGACAGACACAGATGATCTTCTTCCACTCTGTGCTCGACAAGCCTTGTGAGgttcccaggaggcaggaaaagccTGCCTCGGGAGGAGCGGCCATCCCCGATAAAGCCGAGGTGCAGCCGGCCCCACGCCCACAGGAGAGCAGCCGGCCCCCCTCCAGCAGCACCGGTGGCCACAGCCGCTTTCACCCGCTCCCTGCGAGGCCCCCCTCCTGCGGCCCCAGCACCAGGAAAGCCGCCGCCAAGAAAGTAGCCCCGCTCATGGCCAAGACGATCCGAGATTACAGGAACACATACTCCCGCCGATGA
- the LOC134361638 gene encoding elongin-A-like, producing MKSRMRSLPGRDTDCRHIAELAFKSHFFSFVMATECKRSDAGNSHMPKRSPLRGGSSRRRLRTPKQKQQVSPAAVGEDPRAQAELLAVLRTELRPKQRRPPSCADEAAPGTAMAADGALHAVVKLQARLAAHSDPKKLAKYLKKLSALPVTAHSLAETGVRKTVKRLRTHQHVGSLARDLAAQWKKLLVVARDTRPEQLALEESRSRKRPREEFPKEPKVQGACPESHGASESPSDGTERGHRKHRRLSQLQTPPKGSPGGDRRGGSTKRYTVALASSSDWASSGDGHIRIRLSLAGPHQMCVDHCVPPEEEGPEPAVLRQKPGKGHADAPQGSPGLRQEGHLGKPRGQGAVVSPSPAQVSSHRQKGPAGAGDDEMFPAGFSQKSHKAFSPEEGPRAISGDSTKDKPPSRRARREKASELGCVPSLPALDAARDNHLEEKRDKDSDEPKADETKKPSPESLDTGEGAGGLLPTVPGKLSNKLSTREGIRRPSTWESSLPEEEELADMEADSEQPAVPFEAYSTYGRPWKGKERTVKTLATTLRVKDLHETDSKRTRENGSLLPRLAKVQENETEEPPPPGAHVAKLKRVPTDAPPVLPDLPLPGMRASDRALSVLELMSSFPPEIHALPSPQQEEEGGFPTGRRRNSKMPVYSGPRSAGLPRTVTACERRVWALGTSVPAVREAGGDPCPAPEPAWKGCTPDQPGRIIEKYNPTLAKETGHLWKRRCQRDFKEARPEEHESWREMYLRLREARERRLRLVTMKIRSARAERPRGRQTQMIFFHSVLDKPCEVPRRQEKPASGGAAIPDKAEVQPAPRPQESSRPPSSSTGGHSRFHPLPARPPSCGPSTRKAAAKKVAPLMAKTIRDYRNTYSRR from the coding sequence CGCTTCGCGGCGGTTCTTCCAGGCGGCGGCTCCGCACCCCCAAGCAAAAGCAGCAGGTCAGCCCGGCGGCGGTCGGCGAGGACCCGCGTGCCCAGGCCGAGCTGCTCGCTGTACTGAGGACAGAGCTGCGGCCCAAGCAGCGACGCCCGCCCAGCTGCGCCGACGAGGCTGCGCCCGGGACGGCCATGGCAGCCGACGGGGCGCTGCACGCCGTGGTCAAGCTGCAGGCGCGCCTGGCTGCCCACTCCGATCCCAAGAAGCTGGCGAAATACCTGAAGAAACTCTCCGCCTTGCCAGTGACAGCACACTCCCTGGCGGAGACTGGAGTCCGCAAGACGGTCAAGCGCTTGCGCACACACCAGCACGTGGGCAGCTTGGCCAGGGACTTAGCCGCCCAGTGGAAGAAGTTGCTGGTCGTGGCGCGGGACACCCGGCCTGAACAACTGGCCTTGGAGGAGAGCCGTTCCCGAAAGCGCCCCAGGGAGGAGTTTCCGAAGGAGCCGAAGGTGCAGGGCGCCTGCCCAGAAAGCCACGGAGCCTCCGAGAGCCCATCCGACGGCACGGAGCGCGGACACAGAAAGCACAGGAGACTCTCGcagctccaaacacctcccaagggGTCTCCCGGTGGCGACAGGAGAGGCGGGAGCACCAAGCGCTACACAGTTGCACTGGCTTCCTCCTCAGACTGGGCGTCTTCCGGCGATGGCCACATCCGCATCCGTCTGTCCCTTgccggtcctcaccagatgtgcgtgGACCATTGCGTGCCCCCGGAGGAGGAGGGCCCCGAGCCCGCTGTTCTCCGCCAGAAGCCTGGAAAAGGCCACGCTGATGCCCCTCAGGGCAGTCCGGGACTCCGTCAAGAGGGACACCTGGGCAAACCCCGGGGGCAAGGGGCCGTCGTGAGCCCAAGCCCGGCGCAGGTATCTTCCCACAGGCAGAAAGGCCCGGCGGGGGCTGGGGACGACGAGATGTTCCCTGCTGGATTCAGCCAGAAATCCCACAAGGCCTTCTCCCCAGAGGAAGGTCCAAGGGCCATCTCGGGGGACAGTACCAAGGACAAACCGCCCTCTAGGCgggccaggagagagaaggcatcgGAGCTCGGTTGCGTTCCCTCTCTACCCGCCTTGGACGCTGCTCGGGACAACCACCTAGAGGAGAAGAGGGACAAAGACTCTGACGAACCCAAAGCAGACGAAACAAAGAAGCCAAGCCCAGAAAGCTTAGACACAGGAGAGGGCGCAGGAGGCCTGCTGCCCACGGTGCCAGGCAAGCTTTCCAACAAGCTCAGCACTCGAGAAGGGATACGCAGACCTTCCACCTGGGAGAGCTCCCTCCCTGAAGAGGAGGAGTTGGCAGATATGGAGGCTGACTCTGAGCAGCCTGCTGTGCCCTTTGAGGCATACTCCACCTATGGCCGGccttggaagggaaaggaaaggacggTGAAAACTCTGGCCACTACTCTGAGAGTCAAAGACCTTCACGAGACGGACTCTAAACGCACTCGTGAAAATGGGAGCCTGCTTCCCAGACTAGCCAAGGTGcaggaaaatgagacagaggaGCCGCCACCGCCCGGAGCGCACGTAGCCAAGCTGAAAAGGGTCCCCACCGACGCCCCGCCGGTGCTGCCAGACCTCCCGTTACCCGGGATGCGGGCCAGTGACAGGGCACTGTCTGTCCTTGAACTGATGTCCTCCTTCCCGCCAGAGATACACgcactcccttccccccagcaaGAAGAAGAGGGTGGATTTCCTACGGGACGCAGAAGGAACTCGAAGATGCCGGTGTACTCGGGCCCCAGGAGCGCCGGCCTGCCTAGAACCGTGACTGCGTGTGAGCGGCGGGTGTGGGCCCTCGGGACCAGCGTCCCTGCTGTCCGGGAAGCGGGGGGAGACCCGTGTCCTGCTCCGGAGCCCGCGTGGAAGGGGTGCACGCCCGATCAGCCAGGTCGCATCATCGAGAAATACAATCCCACACTAGCGAAAGAAACGGGCCACTTATGGAAAAGGCGCTGTCAACGAGACTTTAAGGAAGCCCGGCCGGAGGAGCACGAGTCGTGGCGGGAGATGTACCTGCGGCTCCGGGAGGCCCGAGAGCGGCGGCTCCGGCTGGTGACGATGAAGATCCGCTCTGCACGCGCCGAGAGGCCCAGAGGCCGACAGACACAGATGATCTTCTTCCACTCTGTGCTCGACAAGCCTTGTGAGgttcccaggaggcaggaaaagccTGCCTCGGGAGGAGCGGCCATCCCCGATAAAGCCGAGGTGCAGCCGGCCCCACGCCCACAGGAGAGCAGCCGGCCCCCCTCCAGCAGCACCGGTGGCCACAGCCGCTTTCACCCGCTCCCTGCGAGGCCCCCCTCCTGCGGCCCCAGCACCAGGAAAGCCGCCGCCAAGAAAGTAGCCCCGCTCATGGCCAAGACGATCCGAGATTACAGGAACACATACTCCCGCCGATGA